TCAACAATTTCATGTTCTCTTTTTAGTATATTCTCAATTCCCATTTTCTCTTTTAACTGAATCGCAAGTGCTGTTTTAATCACTTGTAGAAAACCTGGAGTTCCACCATCTTCCCTATCTTCAATATTATCGATAAATTTATGTTCCCCCCAAGGATTGGTCCAGGAAACAGTACCACCACCTGGATTATCAGGAACTAAATTTTGATATAATTTTTTATTAAAAACTAATACTCCAGAAGTACCAGGACCACCAAGAAATTTATGTGGAGAAAAGAAAACGGCATCTAAATAGCTTTCTGGATCTTTAGGGTGCATGTCTATTTCTACATATGGACCAGAGCAGGCAAAATCAACAAAACAAAGTCCGCTATGTTGATGCATAACTTTAGCAGCTTCATGGTAAGGAGTTCGTATTCCGGTTACATTAGAACAAGAAGTGATTGAAGCAATTTTAAAGCTTCGATCTTTATATTTTTCAAGTAGTATTTCTAAATTTTCAATACTAAACAACCCATCTTCAGTAGAAGGAATTACCTCAACATCAGCAATCGTTTCCAACCAAGAAGTTTGATTCGAATGGTGCTCCATGTGCGAAATAAAAACAACAGGTCGTTTTTCGGCAGGGATATTTATGAAATCTTTCAAATTCTCAGGAACTTTCAGTCCTAATATTCTTTGAAACTTATTTACTACTCCAGTCATTCCAGTACCATCTGTTATCAAGATATCATTGGCATTCGCATGAACATGATTTTTAATAATATGACGTGCTTTATGATAGGCTTTGGTCATAGCCGTACCAGAAACAGTTGTTTCTGTATGCGTATTGGCTACAAAAGGTCCAAAATCATTCATCAACTTTTCTTCAATAGGACGATAGAGACGTCCACTTGCTGTCCAATCTGTATAGATGATTTGTTGTGGTCCGTATGGGGATAAAAAATCTTGATCGATTCCTATAATATTCTTACGAAATTGTTGGAAATATTGTTCTAATTGAGTTGGTGTATCTGTAACGGTCATGATATGCATTTATTAAAGCGTAAATATATTGATTATTGTGGATTCTACAATTTATAAAATTATCAAAATCATCACTGTCCATTCATAAATAAATCGAATTTAAATCACTCTCGACTAAAAAACCCTCTCAAAGTAGTACTCTGAGAGGGTTTAAATATAGTAGTTAACTAGTACGATTATAAATCAAATCCTACTGAAAATTGCCAAACACGATTGTGTGCTTTATCATTATCATACAAATCTCCTAGACCTAAATGATAACGTACTCCTAAGCTTATTCCAGAATCTGTTTTAAAACCAGCTCCAAAATTCATTCCCCAATCAAAACTGTTTGGGTCGTACTGCTGTGAACTATTGAATAACCCTTCATAAACTTCCTTGTGAGAAACTGCCAATCCAATTTGTGGACCTGCTTCCAAAAAGAAATTTTTAGATGGATATGCTTTAAGCATAACGGGTAAATTGATATAATCTAATTTTTGAGTAAAAGTACCATTAGCATCTTTTATCTCATATCCTTGTTGAGAATACATTAATTCTGGTTGAATAGAAAAGCTTTCACTAATGAAAGATTCTCCATAAACTCCCACATGAAAACCATGACGTTGTCCTGTTTCTCCATTACCATCATAATTGACAGCGGCTAAATTGTATCCTCCTTTTATCCCAGCATTTGATTTTGGAACTGAATGGTCTTGTGCACTCATTGTTGATAGTACACCAAAAAATAAAGCAAGTGTTAAATAGGTATTTTTCATTTTGTTTGTTTTTTATTATTTATTTTTAATAGTATTCAAATTTTAAGTTTTTACTTTCCTCCGTTTGCTTTCAGGTCGGCTAAACATTGTGCATCTAGTTTTGGTGCTGTTCCTCCCGAAACCATATTAGTAATTCCGCTTCCTGATTCGGCTGACCAATACATCAAACAACTCTCCACATTACAATGTTTTGCATGATCTAAATCTTCATGGTTGCTTTGCAGTTTTGCTCCTAAATTAGTTAGTCCTAAAATGTGACCAAACTCATGTGTCATGACCGTAGTTTCTAATAAACTTCTACTGGGCTTAAAAGGACTATCACTTAACCCTTGAATCTTTTTTTCGTAAATAACGAATGATGTATTTCTATAAGCCGTTCCCAGAACCAGTCCTGAACTGGTATTACTCGCTGATTCTCCATCTACAAAAAATGCCCACACAGCAATTTGATTTGAAGTATTGTATTTTGTTCTGTTCCCATCTTCAATGGCTATAATTTCTTCATTGGTAAAAGTGGCTTTACCTGAGGATGCAATTGCTCTTTTAACAATACTAATTCCCTGTGATTTATTAACTCTTTCATTAAGAAAACTGACAAAATTATTAATTGCAGCAGTCGATGGCTCATATCCTTGAACGTATACCACTTCAACAACCATACTTTTAAAAGTATCCTCAGCCAATAAATCATAGGAAGAACTTCCTGTTGCTTTTTTATTATTGGAAACTAAATTCCCTCCAACTGTAATATCATTTGAAGCATCTTGTTTAGAACAAGACAGCGTTAAAGCAAAAATCATGGCCAAGACTGCAATTCTTTTTTTCATTTTTTTTCTTTTTAATTTTTTATTTCAAACAACAGTTCCTTAATCAAAGTGAACTGTTGTTCAAAAATGTACTAATTCAATTAGTGATTATATTTGGTTTAAAACCAATGTTACACCCGCATTTGTAGTGCTTTGCAAAGTGATTGATGACGCACTGAAGCTTGATACTTTCCAAGTGTTATTCAATAAATTGAAAGAAGCGTTCCCTGTGAAATTCAATTTCAAGAAAACATCTACTTGCGAACTCATCGCATAAGTTCCTGTTGCAGTTGTACTCAAGGTGTTTACCACTTTTATTGACATATCGTTTGCGAAATCAATGGTATTGTCTTTGTAGGTATTAGCTGAATCTACTCCTGCACTTACAAAAGACTGTACTTTAAAAGCACCATTCACTAATATAGTTTCCAGTTTTTTTGAATTTTGAACCGCTTCCTGCATTGTAGCTTCCGTTTTAAGTGAAGCGTTTATAGCAGCTTGAAATTCAGCATCACTAGACACAGTTGTTTTTGTTCCGTCAATTAGAGTTACTGTCATTGGATATTTTACCGAGAATAACTCTGAACTACTCATTGTAGACATATACGCATATAATTGTTGTTCGGATGTAATAACAATACTTCCTGTTTGTTCTAAACTTATGTTATAAGTTAAAATAGTAATAGGAAAAGTAATATTTACAGATGAAATAGCATCTTGACCAGAAGATTGTGCCGTTGTACATGCATTTACAATAGCATTGTATTCTGCTTGACTATTTACAGTAACTTCTGTATAGTTACTCATTTTCACTTTTAATGGAAATTGAAGTGTAACTGAATCTTGATCATTGTTAAACTGTCCTAAAATCGATATTACTTGTGTATAATCCAATTGGCTTAAAAGAGTAACCTTTGTATCATTTACTGTTGCAGTTACAGGTAAAACAATGGAAGAACATGAAGCACCATCAATAAAATCATCAAATGAACCATCATACATCGAAGTACGTTTTAGGTTATTAGCTGTTGTTGAGTTAGCAGCATTTGTGTTTGGGTTTTGACCTTGAACATCATTAACTTCACTTTGACATGATGTAAAACCTAATATTGACATTAATGCGATTCCTGTAATAATTCTTAACTTTTTCATAATTTTATTTTTAATGTTTTGTATCACTATTGACGTTTTTTACGCCTTTCTATTAGTAAGACAACTAACATTATTTTTACCCTACCCAAATTTTAAAAAAAATATAAAAATTTATAATATCCCTTTATACTTCCTATTGGTTTGGAAGCAAAATTATCCAAAATATCTTTTAGAACTATTATAAAATTATCTTTAGAACTTACACAATTATTGGAGAAACCAAAAACTATATCAAATAGCGTAATGAAATATATCCCATATTTTACGGTTCTTAATACAGTTCTTTTTTTCTATTGTTTCCTACCGATTATCCATAAAACAAATTGGGAATTTAAAATCAAAACAATAGATTCAAAAAATATTTTACTTTTACAATCTATTAAAAACGAATTTGCATGCAATGACCGACGAAAAAACGAATCTTTGTGACGAAAAGTACTTCAATCACTTTTATCTTAAAAATGTGCAATCGGCTACGAATTTTGCTTATTACAAATGTGGTGATAGCGATGCCGCTTTAGATTTGGTTCAAGATGCCTTTACCAAAATATGGGAGAATTGTTCCAAAATTGATTTTACAAAAGTGAAAACCTATTTACTTACAACTGTAAATAATTTATTTTTAAATACTATTAAGCATAAAAAAGTGGTTCTGGCTTACGCCAAAGAATCTCCCAATCTTGATATTACGAATCAAAGTCCTGAATACCTATTAGAAGAAGAAGAATTCAAAGAGAAACTTCAAAATGCTATTGCCTCATTAACAGAAGCACAACGTGAAGTGTTTTTAATGAATCGAATTGACGGTAAAAAATACCGCGAAATTGCAGAACTACTTGATATTTCACAAAAAGCAGTCGAAAAAAGAATGTCCAGTGCACTCAAAATATTAAAAGAGCAGATCGAAAACATATAAATAATTGATTTGTAGTAGGGTAATTCCATAATGAGTTGTCTTACTATTATAGAGGTTCAAAATGAAAAACGAAAAAGAAATACTAAAATGGCTCAATGGGGAACTCTCCAATCAAGAAATTGAAGATTTAAAACAATCGGAAGGATCGGACACGTTGGAAAAAATCGCTCATTATTCATCACTTTTGGAAACTCCAAAAGTAGATGCACAAAAAGCATTAGACCAATTCAAAGCCAGAGACAAATCTAAAAACGAAACCAAAGTTCGAACACTACACTTTAAAACCATTTATAGTGTAGCTGCTGCTATCGTTGTGTTATTAACAGGCGCCTACTTCCTGTTTTATAATACTACAACCGCATTTGAAACACAAATAGCTCAAATCAAAACGTTCCACCTTCCGGATGATTCTGAAGTATTATTGAATGCGGCTTCAAAAATAACTTTCAAGGAAAAAGAATGGGAAAACAAACGTGACTTAACCTTAGACGGAGAAGCGTATTTTCAGGTAAAAAAAGGACAAACCTTTAGCGTCAACACTGCTGATGGTGTTGTTCAAGTGCTAGGAACACATTTTAACGTAAAGCAACGCAAAAATTATTTCGAGGTGAGTTGTTTTGAAGGCTTAGTTAGTGTAACCCATAATAACGAAACCGTTAAGCTACCACCAGGAAAAACCTTTAGATTGATCAATAATAAAATTGAAGATGTACCTGATTTTAATGCCCAAAATCCTTCGTGGATGCAAAAAGAATCCAGTTTTGACCGCATTCCTCTAGATCAGGTTATAGCCGAATTAGAGCGCCAATATGATATTAAAATAAAAACCGAAGGCGTGGATACTTCTAAATTGTTTACTGGAAGTTTCACACATACGAATCAAAAAATAGCTTTAGAAGCAATTACAATTCCGCTTAAACTAAGTTACAAGCTACAAGGGAAAACCGTTATATTTTACAACTATGGAGTGCAATAAATGGGTCTTTTATTTTTTATTGCTCCTAGGAAGTATAAGTTATGCGCAAAAAGCGACTGATAAAATTCCGCTTACTCAAGTTATTAGTACAAT
The Flavobacterium sp. WC2421 genome window above contains:
- a CDS encoding aminotransferase class V-fold PLP-dependent enzyme, coding for MTVTDTPTQLEQYFQQFRKNIIGIDQDFLSPYGPQQIIYTDWTASGRLYRPIEEKLMNDFGPFVANTHTETTVSGTAMTKAYHKARHIIKNHVHANANDILITDGTGMTGVVNKFQRILGLKVPENLKDFINIPAEKRPVVFISHMEHHSNQTSWLETIADVEVIPSTEDGLFSIENLEILLEKYKDRSFKIASITSCSNVTGIRTPYHEAAKVMHQHSGLCFVDFACSGPYVEIDMHPKDPESYLDAVFFSPHKFLGGPGTSGVLVFNKKLYQNLVPDNPGGGTVSWTNPWGEHKFIDNIEDREDGGTPGFLQVIKTALAIQLKEKMGIENILKREHEIVDFVFSELGNVSNIKILAGQHQDRLGVISFYVDDLHFNLGVKLLNDKFGIQTRGGCSCAGTYGHFLLHVDQETSHKLIDEISLGDLIRKPGWIRMSIHPTTTTAEIEFVCNAIKDLAKNHASWALDYDYNRDTNEFVHKKAQPLEDELVKEWFSL
- a CDS encoding porin family protein; the encoded protein is MKNTYLTLALFFGVLSTMSAQDHSVPKSNAGIKGGYNLAAVNYDGNGETGQRHGFHVGVYGESFISESFSIQPELMYSQQGYEIKDANGTFTQKLDYINLPVMLKAYPSKNFFLEAGPQIGLAVSHKEVYEGLFNSSQQYDPNSFDWGMNFGAGFKTDSGISLGVRYHLGLGDLYDNDKAHNRVWQFSVGFDL
- a CDS encoding membrane metalloprotease; its protein translation is MKKRIAVLAMIFALTLSCSKQDASNDITVGGNLVSNNKKATGSSSYDLLAEDTFKSMVVEVVYVQGYEPSTAAINNFVSFLNERVNKSQGISIVKRAIASSGKATFTNEEIIAIEDGNRTKYNTSNQIAVWAFFVDGESASNTSSGLVLGTAYRNTSFVIYEKKIQGLSDSPFKPSRSLLETTVMTHEFGHILGLTNLGAKLQSNHEDLDHAKHCNVESCLMYWSAESGSGITNMVSGGTAPKLDAQCLADLKANGGK
- a CDS encoding RNA polymerase sigma factor; its protein translation is MTDEKTNLCDEKYFNHFYLKNVQSATNFAYYKCGDSDAALDLVQDAFTKIWENCSKIDFTKVKTYLLTTVNNLFLNTIKHKKVVLAYAKESPNLDITNQSPEYLLEEEEFKEKLQNAIASLTEAQREVFLMNRIDGKKYREIAELLDISQKAVEKRMSSALKILKEQIENI
- a CDS encoding FecR family protein; the protein is MKNEKEILKWLNGELSNQEIEDLKQSEGSDTLEKIAHYSSLLETPKVDAQKALDQFKARDKSKNETKVRTLHFKTIYSVAAAIVVLLTGAYFLFYNTTTAFETQIAQIKTFHLPDDSEVLLNAASKITFKEKEWENKRDLTLDGEAYFQVKKGQTFSVNTADGVVQVLGTHFNVKQRKNYFEVSCFEGLVSVTHNNETVKLPPGKTFRLINNKIEDVPDFNAQNPSWMQKESSFDRIPLDQVIAELERQYDIKIKTEGVDTSKLFTGSFTHTNQKIALEAITIPLKLSYKLQGKTVIFYNYGVQ